From Nitrospinota bacterium, a single genomic window includes:
- a CDS encoding DUF2905 domain-containing protein: MARTLIIIGAGLIILGLAWPLVQKAGLGRLPGDISVERGNFSFHFPVTTMIMVSVALTESIPFLVETPGMTVTPLSPLSSPPEPVS; the protein is encoded by the coding sequence ATGGCAAGGACGCTGATAATAATCGGGGCGGGACTGATAATTCTCGGGCTGGCCTGGCCGCTTGTCCAAAAGGCGGGCCTTGGCAGGCTTCCGGGGGACATATCGGTGGAGCGTGGAAACTTCTCTTTCCATTTTCCCGTGACCACAATGATAATGGTGAGCGTGGCGCTCACCGAGTCAATCCCTTTTTTAGTTGAAACTCCCGGCATGACCGTCACGCCGCTTTCACCATTATCTTCCCCGCCAGAGCCCGTTTCATGA